GCAAGTGACAAAAGGTGTTAGAAGTGAAGCAATCATTTCATTTTTTTTCATTCCCTGACATGCTTTTAATTGAATGGTGGGGAATAAATGAAAAAGTTTAATCTTTACTGAAACTCTGCAGCCACAAAGAATTAAAGGAATAATGTGGAGCAGTTTATGAAAAGGAATCATGCTAATTAATAACAGGATAAACATTGAGAAATGCCCGTCTTTGAGATGTACTTTTGAATAAAGAAGATTAATAGGTAAGTAGGTTAAAATAAACGAAAGAATCATCGTTAATAAAGATATTAATATGATCCTGTATAGTCCAATATCTTTTGTAAGATTGATGGTTTTCCAGCAGCTCATCGTCTCAC
This Metabacillus endolithicus DNA region includes the following protein-coding sequences:
- a CDS encoding DUF3267 domain-containing protein, translated to MSCWKTINLTKDIGLYRIILISLLTMILSFILTYLPINLLYSKVHLKDGHFSMFILLLISMIPFHKLLHIIPLILCGCRVSVKIKLFHLFPTIQLKACQGMKKNEMIASLLTPFVTCSILFILGSIYLPTYMHYFSIAMAFHIGLCVPDFLLLKHLLFAPKLCFIEEFEDGYEILVQNK